The Epinephelus lanceolatus isolate andai-2023 chromosome 21, ASM4190304v1, whole genome shotgun sequence genome has a segment encoding these proteins:
- the LOC117247635 gene encoding 5-hydroxytryptamine receptor 3A-like, with amino-acid sequence MFLAVHKSSETVCSYQDVLNYLNLTRNNELFFMTRPVKDYQNPTQVFLEVLLYAILDVREIDQTFVPYVWIFTKWQNEHIHWDPNDFCGIEAVSLPTEVLWKPDIAIEEMTEKDKAPPSPHLTITFTGEVHVQDDQVLVSTCRMHVYKFPFDIQSCKLTFKSVVHSDAEIQLVRHINSSQVTEWSREVMRTQYEWLFINMTVTNKTVNMFDFQQDVMIYTITMKRRSLLYIVNFLLPILFFFCLDLASFLISDSGGEKLSFKVTVLLAVTVMQLILNEILPSSSDRIPLIVVYCIGIFALMMLSLLETILVMYLMEKDSSYQDNECSEDNKWTPSDASVDETPIKLLKGSSSQMTEESHASDELREVVKMLAVLLNSRKEEGKPSYWTRVAKTINKVFFIFYVIAAGLFLVYMFFHWTDAHDNGATRGHI; translated from the exons ATGTTTTTAGCCGTGCACAAGTCATCTGAGACAGTGTGCAGTTATCAGGATGTTTTAAACTACCTGAACTTGACCAGAAACAATGAGCTGTTCTTCATGACCCGGCCTGTCAAAGACTACCAAAACCCCACACAGGTATTCCTGGAGGTACTGCTGTATGCCATTCTAGATGTG agAGAGATTGACCAGACATTTGTTCCTTATGTTTGGATTTTCACG AAGTGGCAGAACGAACACATTCACTGGGATCCAAATGACTTTTGTGGTATTGAGGCTGTTTCTCTTCCCACCGAGGTTTTGTGGAAGCCAGATATAGCTATTGAAGAAAT gacagaaaaagacaaagctcCTCCAAGTCCTCATCTCACCATCACTTTTACTGGTGAAGTCCATGTTCAGGATGACCAGGTGCTTGTCAGCACCTGCAGAATGCACGTTTACAAATTCCCCTTTGACATTCAGAGCTGCAAACTCACCTTCAAGTCTGTCGTACATTCTG ATGCAGAAATACAGCTTGTTCGCCATATCAATTCGTCACAGGTCACAGAGTGGTCTCGTGAGGTGATGCGGACCCAGTATGAGTGGCTGTTCATCAACATGACAGTCACCAACAAAACTGTCAACATGTTTGACTTTCAACAAGACGTGATGATTTACACT ATCACCATGAAGAGGCGGTCTCTCCTCTACATTGTCAACTTCTTACTGCCCATCctgttcttcttctgtctgGACTTGGCTTCCTTCCTGATCTCAGACAGCGGGGGCGAGAAGCTCAGCTTCAAGGTCACTGTGCTGCTTGCTGTCACTGTGATGCAGCTTATTCTCAATGAAATTCTGCCTTCCTCTTCAGACAGGATTCCACTTATAG TGGTCTACTGCATTGGAATTTTTGCTCTTATGATGCTGAGCCTCCTGGAGACAATTTTGGTGATGTATCTGATGGAGAAAGACTCTTCATACCAAGACAACGAGTGCAGTG AGGACAACAAATGGACTCCCAGTGATGCGTCTGTTGATGAAACTCCAATTAAACTGCTCAAG GGTAGTAGCAGCCAAATGACAGAGGAGTCCCATGCCTCAGATGAGCTGAGGGAGGTGGTTAAAATGCTGGCTGTGCTCCTCAACAgcaggaaggaagaaggaaagcCCAGCTACTGGACCAGAGTGGCTAAAACAAtcaacaaagttttcttcattttctatGTCATAGCTGCAGGTCTGTTTTTAGTCTATATGTTTTTCCACTGGACTGATGCACACGATAATGGTGCAACACGAGGACACATATAA